In a genomic window of Rhopalosiphum maidis isolate BTI-1 chromosome 4, ASM367621v3, whole genome shotgun sequence:
- the LOC113550189 gene encoding uncharacterized protein LOC113550189: protein MKPFNVDDIRDSNYSQLQGKCLESDATIRCSSNYDPLVKNKNFNDPLLPNHLDKNTIYGIITNNKLSASDVIFPNKLFRENGIEDKKETDLYKISHHTYGIGEQLNRKYANSFDPDYRYGKSLKRLPAGVWFKNNVQTKSSDENQNMLADYISKLLESKENTRCRYPYIDNRQGKFIGRSYLRAQDVLTGNEPDKKDFERIDYSSTVIRLKHYIKEKKCDLRELHETFKLFDKECTGWLPLEQVYKICYQYKIKPEKKLFDLALYSINAISSNNVSYNLFLDLLDPNVKFWTVLKNDDRTDIDRFIPTYKNDYGNTLSRSIQLNKNLNDYTSVKPKSLIYLDCFGSETNVKALLNPTIFSNYGLTYRDFYIGRSKDVMKKLFQDIGVDLPNDIFNITWDNAYRCDGVDDKVSVEVFRQALQELADRTMD from the exons atgaaaccATTTAATGTGGACGATATCCGAGATTCGAATTATTCGCAGTTACAAGGAAAGTGCTTAGAGTCTGATGCTACTATACGT tgctcTTCTAACTATGATCcattggttaaaaataaaaatttcaacgaTCCATTACTACCCAATCACTTggacaaaaatacaatatatggcatcataacaaata ATAAACTGTCTGCTAGCGATGTGatttttccaaataaattGTTTCGGGAAAATGGTATTGAAGACAAAAAAGAAacagatttatataaaatttctcATCACACGTACGGCATTGGCGAACAATTAAATCGAAA GTATGCAAACAGTTTTGATCCAGATTATCGGTATGGTAAGTCATTAAAACGGTTACCAGCGGGtgtttggtttaaaaataatgttcaaaCTAAATCGTCAgatgaaaatcaaaatatgctAGCtgattatattagtaaattgttagaaag taaagaGAACACTCGGTGCCGGTATCCGTATATCGACAACCGGCAAGGAAAATTCATAGGCAGATCGTATTTAAGAGCACAAGACGTTTTAACCGGAAACGAACCAGACAAAAAAGATTTTGAGCGTATCGACTATTCGTCGACAGTCATTAGATTGAAACATtatatcaaagaaaaaaaatgcgaTTTAAGGGAATTACATGAAACgttcaaattatttgataag GAATGCACGGGATGGCTGCCACTGGAACAAGTGTATAAAATCTGTTACCAATATAAAATCAAGCCTGAGAAAAAATTGTTCGATCTTGCCTTATATTCCATTAATGCCATTAGTAGTAACAATGTcagctataatttatttctggaTTTACTCGACCCGAACGTAAAGTTTTGGACGGTTTTAAAGAACGATGACCGTACAGATATCGACAGATTCATTCCAACATATAAAAACGATTATGGCAACACATTGTCTCGTagcattcaattaaataaaa ACCTCAACGATTATACATCTGTTAAACCGAAATCCTTGATTTATCTGGATTGTTTTGGGTCTGAAACGAATGTAAAAGCATTACTAAACCcgacaatattttcaaactacGGACTAACTTACAGAGacttttatata gGTCGTAGTAAAGATGTAATGAAAAAACTATTCCAAGACATTGGAGTGGACTTAccaaatgacatttttaatatcacttGGGATAATGCGTACCGATGTGATGGTGTCGACGACAAAGTGAGCGTAGAAGTTTTTAGACAGGCTCTACAAGAACTAGCCGACAGAACGATGGActaa
- the LOC113549576 gene encoding transient receptor potential cation channel protein painless translates to MEDVELNNVCLIGSNDQLLKAVQSKDLELFKKLLEIGLGNSSIDLDYIFDEPYHGTILDICCISTGRSEFAKILLSVGVDVNVINKNRKKAPIHLAAANGCKDALDVLLEHPPTNINLLDSDGNSALHLAAKAGNLECTELLLNSNNIKANQLNRKGFTPAYLAAVSKNKNDELMIAFIRCPKVDLDIFIWDKSLRSIINEKYPHLTEEIPPEGTRNITENCDNPFVYLYSNDVEGFISHITSTKLHDLNNHDGRHTYLQYACDFGLPKVVQVLLNLDVDPNGICPSNTKYAIFIASFRGFADIIQLFLDSKKCICYQTSNGSALLEVIKGSDENHNSLDVNTELCDHDRSFKLLLRKSETSPFELDINQSDDKGNTCLHYAAKIGDRDSILSLLEKGAYIGKRNVLGDPPLADIDPKILESHLNKCIKTNGKSPKDINYEIICSYNFLCPPKVYKQKDIDNYQTQLEGQEYIPENIPETDPLLYISEVPELRPLLKHPVLTSFLHLKWFAIKRYYKVNLAFYIGFWALLTIYTLLTFKIGVQNSNLSLTQDNITAFSTNNVPYSSDTAVYLWVMVLGFLIALIFRELFQLISSPITYIMSLENWLEISLIVLTSFLLLCEMSCISNRNQISAIVILLSWGELILLVGRHPALATHLEMFKRVTKNFLQFLIWYSILIIAFALSFYMLFRNDADTDNKFNDPSSATFKTIVMLTGEFDTFGSLPFSLHPIVSHALFLLFIFLIAIVLVNLLNGLAVSDTQAIRADAEIVAHVSRVKLIHYFEKMAVGDPFSCIHKVQSHINNFGYNIPSLCTRRFYLKIKLFPDALQDSEIKILTNQRNFVDFGSSAKKSQIGCIANCQGYYLEKEIVNEAKSIIKLNSEGTEKSCIEILDVFIEKFNTVEKQMGEIKKMLTALNTRSEIDSISSSSNFPVLNGSYKS, encoded by the exons atggAGGACGTTGAATTAAACAATGTGTGTTTAATTGGATCAAACGATCAACTTCTCAAAGCCGTTCAATCAAAAGATTTAGAGTTATTCAAAAAACTCCTAGAAATAGGGTTGGGGAATTCATCTATAGATTtggattatatatttgatgaaCCTTATCATGGcacaatattagatatatgttGTATATCAACGGGTAGATCAGAATTtgctaaaatactattatcggTAGGAGTAGAcgtaaacgttattaataaaaatcggaAAAAGGCTCCAATACATTTAGCGGCTGCGAACGGATGTAAAGACGCATTAGATGTATTATTAGAACATCCTCCaaccaatataaatttattagatagTGACGGGAATTCAGCCTTACACCTTGCAGCAAAAGCTGGAAATTTAGAATGCACAGAATTGCTATTGAattcaaacaatataaaagCAAATCAATTGAATAGGAAAGGATTTACTCCAGCATATTTGGCAGCTGtttcgaaaaacaaaaatgatgaATTAATGATAGCATTTATTAG atgtCCAAAAGTTGACttggatatatttatttgggaTAAATCATTGagaagtataataaatgaaaaatatccaCATCTCACCGAAGAAATTCCACCAGAAGGTACACGAAACATTACGGAGAACTGTGATAACCCGTTTGTATACCTCTACTCAAATGATGTAGAAGGATTTATTTCACATATAACTTCCACAAAACTTCATGACCTTAACAATCATGATGGAAGGCACACGTATCTACAATATGCGTGTGATTTTGGGTTACCCAAAGTTGTTCAAGTCTTACTCAATCTTGATGTAGACCCAAATGGAATATGTCCATCTAATACtaaatatgcaatttttattgCTTCGTTCAGAGGTTTTGCAGATATCATACAATTGTTTTTGgacagtaaaaaatgtatatgttatcAAACAAGTAACGGTTCGGCACTTCTTGAAGTAATTAAAGGTTCTGATGAAAACCACAACTCATTAGATGTAAATACTGAATTATGTGATCATGATaggtcatttaaattattgctgAGAAAAAGTGAAACCAGTCCTTTTGAACTTGATATTAATCAATCAGATGATAAAGGTAATACTTGTCTACATTACGCAGCAAAAATAGGTGATAGAGATTCCATATTGTCGTTGTTAGAGAAAGGTGCTTACATAGGGAAAAGAAACGTACTTGGAGATCCACCACTTGCTGATATCGAtcctaaaatattagaatctCATTtgaacaaatgtataaaaacaaacggAAAATCACCGAAAGATATCAACTACGAGATTATATGTTCATACAATTTTCTATGCCCACCAAAGGTTTACAAACAgaaagatattgataattatcaaACACAATTAGAAGGCCAAGAGTACATTCCGGAAAATATCCCGGAAACCGATCCATTGTTGTACATAAGTGAAGTTCCAGAACTCAGGCCGCTTCTAAAACATCCTGTGTTAACTAGCTTCCTCCATTTAAAATGGTTTGCaataaaaagatattataaagtaaatttagcATTTTATATAGGATTTTGGGCACTTTTAACCATTTACACGctgttaacttttaaaataggaGTTCAAAATAGCAATTTGTCACTCACACAAGATAATATTACAGCATTTTCCACGAACAATGTACCATATAGTAGTGATACGGCTGTTTATTTGTGGGTTATGGTATTGGGATTCCTTATTGCTTTAATATTTCGTGAATTATTCCAGTTGATCTCATCTCCGATAACGTACATAATGAGCTTAGAAAATTGGTTGGAAATAAGTCTCATCGTTTtgacttcatttttattattgtgtgaaATGTCTTGTATATCAAATAGAAACCAAATATCTGCCATTGTCATTCTACTTTCTTGGGGTGAACTTATACTTCTTGTTGGTAGACATCCAGCTCTTGCTACCCACCTAGAGATGTTTAAACGCGTaactaaaaactttttacaatTTCTCATATGGTAttcgatattaataatagcatTTGCACTGAGTTTTTACATGTTATTTAGAAATGATGCAGATACTGACAATAAATTTAACGATCCCAGTTCAGCGACTTTCAAAACTATCGTTATGTTGACAGGAGAATTTGATACATTTGGTTCACTACCTTTTAGTTTGCATCCAATAGTTAGTCATgcattatttcttttatttatatttcttatcgCCATTGTTTTGGTAAATCTATTAAATGGTCTTGCTGTGAGCGACACCCAAGCAATTAGAGCTGATGCGGAAATTGTCGCTCACGTGTCCCGGGTTAAACTCATTCATTACTTTGAAAAAATGGCTGTAGGAGACCCGTTTTCGTGCATTCATAAAGTTCAAAgccacataaataattttggataCAATATCCCTTCATTATGTACGAGACggttttatctaaaaataaaattattcccaGATGCTCTACAAGattcagaaataaaaattttaactaatcaGAGAAATTTTGTGGACTTTGGGTCATCtgcaaaaaaaagtcaaatagGATGCATTGCGAATTGTCAAGGTTATTATCTTGAAAAAGAAATTGTTAATGAGGCCaagtcaataattaaattaaattcagaaGGAACAGAAAAAAGTTGCATAGAAATACTTGATGTTTTTATTGAGAAATTTAATACCGTAGAAAAACAAATgggagaaataaaaaaaatgttgaccgCTCTGAATACAAGAAGTGAAATAGATTCGATATCTTCGTCAAGTAACTTTCCTGTGTTAAATGGATCAtataaaagctaa
- the LOC113560996 gene encoding uncharacterized protein LOC113560996, with product MVRVITAYNFEGQKVDTCADPVAFTSAPPNRLLIALAHHAIEVRDLSDEAKSTYAIPTVDQVIQLSYCATGNYIATLETKQKRSGDDALYLRVYCNWEQCSRGTPPLRARIAGRVTPTGSQIGDNALDMIEIPFKSTTINAFACCQETGNIVIASKCILSIFRMVIKTHDISRLRFLDFDTWPMIMNLKFNVCDLQIEQDIVAVFGEKRVQVFQIIKDVKKMSDWSSTTSSMKTNTAQEHTEQFEVPSGPIDLNQLIKSKTDTYLRPLVNPNCFPIMVMTPGFDDSALVEQEENAPFNIASLPITINETEAIDPWSEPINWKVKILLQLELHLSRCHITNECIKSVLLHLVYKRHETSKVLEWNFPRFRTETYNHLTCVNCLISLKEEAFVFHSLVTHEKNEVEITPAQCITVYNFMSPVVKIFMDRSVLHVLTTASLETYTIRLFPSSSPSPSHILSERVTLIGHKPFLGIVDMVLLENKLVIFTSANPNQDNKVNNSWTLYMLMLPTPSSICKVLTFKARISRFKTPNKYIHLMKEALNISDIVENYTYHGCGTARLGNNDFKKFCCLVADHYFLFKKDGWEWSYKLYEKANLLPMDIFIRMKQLEDMYKRVKRPVNTIPALKFYISSWIHDHTDQVDLKTFMYGIKIADRSCDLLYIAELVLSEKSVRKLPLNNAIKHIKKNLEVSYEWKGALTFALLFLYSLSNIETKDVSEMYNEADEISNKSFVQFCNTYSNLLIEQDSSFSEFSLILMQETPILIAHGFAEIISSGQPMKLRKVIQAFQKYIGSHMYSTNVTEVFKRFLELHFSRSYGRDKTPDLNKKYVCDAIKILFRQYLTDLTKPISENVTQTNAKDWKNIYNSQIPGYIQMLPCYNSNNENLIKLQSLFYTNWLTNDFKEDIKQVLPLLSKPSLSLEIMASENITKTIEILIDKCPQAVLKYSIDYLKSTSEWKYTTSLLEKKSKSDIDNQSKYHEVLHDMLEYLSHNMCVEDLCSVLPEDSSTDIGHDEYQTYVITCQKINQANQIKSMVMATGQQLLASLNFK from the exons ATGGTTCGTGTTATAACGGCCTACAACTTCGAAGGCCAAAAAGTAGATACCTGTGCCGATCCAGTCGCTTTTACATCGGCTCCTccaaatag GTTGTTGATTGCATTGGCTCATCATGCCATTGAGGTTCGAGATTTATCTGATGAGGCTAAGTCTACCTATGCAATCCCTACAGTCGATCAAGTAATTCAGTTATCTTATTGTGCTACCGGAAATTATATCGCCACTCTAGAAACGAAGCAAAAGAGATCCGGAGATGATGCACTGTATTTGAGAGTTTATTGCAACTGGGAGCAATGCAGTCGAGGAACTCCACCATTAAGAGCCAGAATAGCTGGGCGTGTGACACCTACTGGGTCACAAATTGGAGACAATGCATTGGATATGATTGAGATCCCTTTCAAGTCTACAACTATAAATGCATTTGCCTGTTGTCAG GAAACAGGAAACATTGTTATTGCATCTAAATGTATACTTAGTATTTTTAGAATGGTAATAAAAACACATGACATATCTCGACTACGGTTCTTAGATTTCGATACATGGCCAATGATTATGAACCTCAAGTTTAATGTCTGTGATTTACAAATAGAACAAGACATTGTAGCTGTTTTTGGAGAAAAAAGAGTAcaagtatttcaaattattaaag atgttaaaaaaatgtctgatTGGAGTTCAACGACTAGTTCTATGAAAACTAATACTGCCCAAGAACACACTGAGCAATTTGAAGTTCCATCTGGACCTAttgatttaaatcaattaattaaatcaaaaaccgATACTTACCTTAGGCCACTTGTTAACCCAAATTGTTTCCCAATTATGGTGATGACCCCTGGTTTTGATGATAGTGCATTGGTAGAACAAGAAGAAAATGCTCCATTTAATATTGCTTCTCTACCTATCACTATAAATGAAACTGAAGCAATCgat CCATGGAGTGAACCTATCAACtggaaagttaaaatattattacaacttgAATTACATTTGAGCCGATGTCATATTACAAATGAATGTATAAAATCTGTGCTGTTACACTTGGTTTATAAGCGACATGAAACATCTAAAGTATTAG aatgGAATTTTCCTCGTTTCCGCACTGAAACATACAATCACTTAACATGTGTTAACTgcttaataagtttaaaagaagaagcatttgtttttcattctCTTGTTAcacatgaaaaaaatgaagtggag ATAACTCCAGCACAATGCAttactgtttataattttatgtcacctgttgttaaaatttttatggatCGTTCAGTACTGCATGTATTGACTACTGCTAGCTTAGAAACATACACAATTAGATTGTTTCCTTCCTCGAGTCCTTCTCCG tcGCATATTTTATCTGAGCGTGTAACACTTATTGGTCATAAACCATTTTTGGGTATAGTTGATATGGtacttttagaaaataaattggttatttTCACTTCTGCTAATCCAAATCAAgacaataa GGTGAACAATAGTTGGACACTTTACATGTTAATGCTGCCTACTCCTAGCAGTATATGTAAAGTTCTTACATTCAAAGCAAGGATTTCTAGATTCAAAACTCCAAATAAGTACATTCATTTGATGAAAGAAGCTTTAAATATATCAGATATTgtagaaaattatacatatcatgGTTGTGGTACTGCTCGCTTGGGAAATAATGATTTCAAAAAGTTTTGCTGCCTTGTGGCTGACCACTATTTTTT atttaaaaaagatgGATGGGAATGGTCTTACAAACTTTATGAAAAAGCTAATTTGTTGCCAATGGACATATTTATACGAATGAAACAATTAGAAGATATGTACAAACgt GTAAAACGCCCTGTGAATACTATTCCAGCactgaaattttatattagttcatGGATACATGATCATACTGATCaagttgatttaaaaacatttatgtatgGGATTAAGATAGCCGATAGAAGTTgtgatttattgtatattgctGAACTTGTATTATCTGAGAAGTCTGTCAGAAAACTACCACTTAATAATGCtattaaacacattaaaaaaaatttagaagtcag TTATGAATGGAAAGGCGCCTTAACATTTGCATTACTATTTTTGTACTCATTGTCTAACATTGAAACTAAGGATGTCTcagaaatgtataatgaagcagatgaaatttcaaataaatcatttgtGCAATTTTGCAATACCTAttccaatttattaatagaacAA GATTCTTCATTTTCTGAATTTTCACTAATATTGATGCAAGAAACTCCAATTTTAATTGCTCATGGCTTTGCAGAAATAATTTCTTCTGGTCAACCCATGAAACTCCGAAAAGTAATTCAagcatttcaaaaatacattggATCTCATATGTACTCTACAAATGTGACAGAAGTCTTCAAACGATTtcttgaattacatttttctcgTTCTTATGGACGTGACAAAACACCAGATCTCAACAAGAAATATGTCTGTGATGCCATCaag attcTATTTAGGCAATATCTGACAGATCTCACAAAACCAATTTCTGAAAATGTTACACAAACTAATGCCAAAGACTGGAAAAATATCTACAATTCACAAATACCAGGCTATATACAAATGCTACCATGCTATAATAGcaacaatgaaaatttaataaaactacaaaGTCTGTTTTATACTAACTGGTTAACCAATGATTTCAAAGAAGACATAAAACAAGTTCTCCCATTATTGAGCAAGCCATCATTAAGTTTGGAGATCATGGCCTCTGAAAATATTACGAAAACAATTGAAATACTCATAGATAAGTGTCCTCAGGCTGTTCTAAAATACTCTatt gaCTATTTAAAGTCAACATCTGAATGGAAATATACAACaagtttattagaaaaaaaatcaaaatcagatATAGATAATCAATCTAAATACCATGAAGTTTTACacg ataTGTTAGAGTATTTGTCGCATAATATGTGTGTCGAGGATCTTTGTAGTGTACTACCAGAAGATAGCTCAACAGATATAGGTCATGATGAGTATCAAACATATGTAATTACTTGTCAAAAAATCAACCAagcaaatcaaattaaatcaatgGTTATGGCTACTGGTCAACAACTTTTAGCttcacttaattttaaataa